A portion of the Meriones unguiculatus strain TT.TT164.6M chromosome 11, Bangor_MerUng_6.1, whole genome shotgun sequence genome contains these proteins:
- the Rpusd1 gene encoding RNA pseudouridylate synthase domain-containing protein 1 isoform X2 has translation MCIEGTQGCENPKPSLTELLVLEYGLYAGDPVSKVLLKPLTGRTHQLRVHCSALGHPIVGDLTYGQAEDQEDQPFRMMLHAFYLRIPTQAECVEACTPDPFLPALDACWSPHTCIQPLEQLIQALRTDPDPNPMGGGPRPCSPSSPLPRPGRPPPETEAQRASCLQWLSEWTLEPDN, from the exons ATGTGCATCGAGGGCACACAAG GTTGCGAGAACCCTAAGCCAAGTCTCACTGAGCTGCTGGTATTAGAGTACGGGTTGTATGCTGGTGACCCTGTGTCCAAGGTGCTGCTGAAGCCACTCACAG GCCGGACACACCAGCTTCGTGTACACTGCAGTGCCCTTGGCCACCCTATCGTGGGTGACCTGACTTATGGACAGGCTGAGGACCAGGAGGACCAACCTTTCCGCATGATGCTTCACGCCTTCTACCTGCGCATCCCCACACAGGCTGAGTGTGTAGAGGCCTGTACACCTGACCCCTTCCTGCCTGCCCTTGATGCCTGCTGGAGTCCCCATACCTGCATTCAACCCCTTGAACAGCTCATCCAGGCCCTCAGGACTGACCCTGATCCCAACCCAATGGGTGGAGGCCCGAGGCCCTGCAGCCCCTCCAGCCCCCTGCCCAGGCCAGGTCGGCCCCCTCCTgagactgaggcacagagagcaTCGTGCCTGCAGTGGCTGTCAGAGTGGACACTAGAGCCAGACAACTGA
- the Gng13 gene encoding guanine nucleotide-binding protein G(I)/G(S)/G(O) subunit gamma-13, with amino-acid sequence MEEWDVPQMKKEVESLKYQLAFKREMSSKTIPELLKWIEDGIPKDPFLNPDLMKNNPWVEKAKCTIL; translated from the exons ATGGAGGAGTGGGATGTGCCCCAGATGAAGAAGGAGGTGGAGAGCCTCAAGTACCAACTGGCCTTCAAGAGGGAGATGTCATCCAAGACCATCCCGGA GCTTCTCAAGTGGATCGAGGACGGGATCCCCAAGGACCCTTTCCTGAACCCTGACCTGATGAAGAACAACCCTTGGGTGGAGAAGGCCAAGTGTACGATCCTATGA
- the Chtf18 gene encoding chromosome transmission fidelity protein 18 homolog isoform X2, producing the protein MEDYEEHLLGVEDDFHNQFAAELEVLAELEGTRDLAPSGSLQTPASRPPLTFEEAIASGDTVPRPCPARPPGNDSRNTRKNVRRDQPESFSPMVKRPRLEVVKRLNFDPDMEELLYPDSPPGDITPPPSPEIFPEMLVDGPSVVSADKDIVQALPSPRNPVLRRPPVLEDYINVTSTCGERAFLVLRADRTGTGVQNPLPDVSWRGRGQLDLLGVPFTSLKEQVDSRRRQQLLEEACQLSDTLHSLGSEREEALLEGSPEEEPAPGQDTTQHCLWVDEFAPRHYTELLSDDFTNRCLLKWLKLWDLVVFGRERPARKARPSAETTRVGKEATAPGKWKSHEQVLEEMLEAELDPSRRPRQKVALLCGPPGLGKTTLAHVVARHAGYCVVEMNASDDRTPEAFRTRIEAATQMESVLGAGGRPNCLVIDEIDGAPTAAINVLLSILNRKGPQEAEQGAVPAGGRRRRAEGSLLTRPIICICNDQFTPSLRQLKQQAFLLHIPPTLPSRLVQRLQEISLQHGMRADPGALAALCEKTDNDIRACINTLQFLYGRGRRELSLRDVQTTHVGLKDQRKGLFSVWQEVFQLPRAQRRLVGQDLNLPTQALLLSDGDKGSLTLASQRFYHILRVTTSAGEHEKIVQGLFDNFLRLRLRDSSLGTVCCALDWLAFDDLLEQAAHHGQSFQLLRYLPFLPAAFHVLFASSHVPRITFPSSQQEAQTRMSQTRNQIQTLVSGMAPATRSRATPQALVLDTLCLLLDVLAPKLRPVSTQLYSAREKQQLSSLVGTMLAYSLTYHQERTPDGQYLYRLEPNVEEVCRFPELPARKPLTYQAKQLIAREIEMEKMRRAEALAWAGGGPQVDQGPSGPASLRTDGGEKGVRQPGPRNHEQRLEHIMKRAAVQEQPERDFFGRVVVRRVAVPSREAEAPEKDTDEWRMGVAVGRSEVWFRFNEGVSNAVRRSLYIRDLL; encoded by the exons ATGGAAGACTACGAGGAGCATCTGCTCGGTGTGGAGGATGACTTCCACAACCAGTTCGCGGCTGAGCTCGAAGTGCTGGCGGAGCTGGAAG GGACACGGGACCTGGCGCCCTCTGGGTCCCTGCAGACTCCAGCAAGCCGCCCCCCGCTGACCTTCGAAGAGGCCATCGCGAGTGGGGACACCGTCCCGCGCCCCTGCCCTGCAAGGCCGCCAGGAAATGATAGCCGCAATACCAGGAAGAATGTTCGCAGGGACCAGCCTGAGTCCTTCA gccccatggTCAAACGGCCCAGGCTGGAGGTGGTGAAGAGGCTGAACTTTGATCCAGATATGGAGGAGCTCCTGTACCCCGATTCCCCTCCAGGGGACATCACCCCGCCACCCAGTCCGGAGATTTTCCCTGAGATGTTGGTTGATGG GCCCTCGGTTGTTAGTGCTGACAAAGACATCGTGCAGGCTTTGCCAAGTCCCCGCAATCCTGTCCTGAGACGACCCCCCGTCTTAGAGGATTACATCAATGTGACATCCACATGTGGAGAGCGGGCCTTTCTGGTGCTTCGGGCGGACCGCACAGGCACTGGGGTGCAG AACCCTCTTCCAGATGTCAGCTGGCGAGGCCGTGGCCAGCTGGACCTGCTGGGTGTCCCCTTCACCTCCCTGAAGGAACAGGTTGACAGCAGG CGACGACAGCAACTGCTTGAAGAAGCCTGTCAGCTCTCAGACACTCTACACAG CCTCGGGTCTGAAAGGGAGGAGGCTCTGCTTGAGGGGAGCCCCGAGGAGGAGCCAGCCCCTGGCCAGGACACTACTCAGCACTGCCTCTGGGTGGATGAGTTTGCACCCCGGCACTACACGGAACTGCTCAGCGATGAC TTCACCAACCGGTGCCTCCTCAAGTGGCTGAAGCTGTGGGACCTTGTGGTGTTTGGCCGGGAGAGGCCTGCCCGGAAGGCCAGGCCCAGTGCAGAGACAACCCGGGTTGGGAAGGAGGCCACAGCCCCTGGCAAGTGGAAAAGCCATGAGCAGGTGCTGGAGGAGATGCTAGAAGCTGAGCTGGACCCGAGCCGGAGGCCTCGGCAGAAG GTGGCACTGCTGTGTGGCCCTCCAGGACTAGGCAAGACCACACTGGCACACGTGGTTGCGCGGCATGCAGGGTACTGCGTGGTGGAGATGAATGCGAG TGATGACCGTACTCCGGAAGCCTTTCGAACACGCATTGAAGCAGCCACACAAATGGAGTCAGTGCTGGGTGCAGGTGGGAGGCCCAACTGCCTGGTTATTGATGAAATCGACGGAGCCCCCACG GCGGCCATCAACGTTCTCTTGAGCATCTTGAATCGCAAGGGTCCACAGGAGGCTGAGCAAGGAGCCGTCCCCGCGGGGGGTCGGCGCCGCAGGGCTGAGGGGTCCCTCCTAACAAGGCCCATCATCTGCATCTGCAACGACCA GTTCACCCCTTCCCTGAGGCAGCTGAAGCAGCAGGCCTTCCTGCTCCACATACCGCCAACTCTGCCCTCCAGGCTGGTGCAGCGGCTCCAGGAG ATTTCCCTGCAACATGGCATGCGGGCTGACCCTGGTGCTCTGGCTGCCCTGTGTGAGAAGACTGATAATGACATCCGGGCCTGCATCAACACGCTACAG TTTCTGTATGGGAGGGGCCGGCGGGAGCTGAGCCTGAGGGATGTGCAGACCACTCACGTTGGCCTGAAGGACCAGCGCAAGGGGCTCTTCTCTGTGTGGCAAGAGGTCTTCCAGTTGCCCAGGGCTCAAAG GCGACTTGTGGGCCAGGACCTGAACCTACCAACCCAGGCGCTCCTGCTCAGTGATGGCGACAAGGGCTCCCTGACCCTGGCCTCCCAGCGCTTCTACCACATCCTGCGTGTGACCACCTCTGCAGGCGAGCATGAGAAGATTGTCCAG GGCCTATTTGACAACTTTCTACGCCTTCGGCTTCGGGACTCCAGCCTAGGGACCGTGTGCTGTGCCCTTGACTGGCTGGCCTTTGATGACCTGCTGGAGCAGGCTGCCCACCACGGCCAGAGCTTCCAGCTGCTGCGCTACCTGCCCTTCCTGCCTGCAGCCTTCCACGTGCTCTTTGCCTCCAGCCACGTGCCACGCATCACTTTTCCCAGCAGCCAGCAGGAG GCCCAGACCCGGATGAGCCAGACCAGGAACCAGATCCAGACACTGGTGTCAGGTATGGCACCGGCCACCCGTAGCCGGGCCACGCCTCAGGCCCTTGTTCTAGATACCCTCTGCCTGCTCCTGGATGTCCTTGCACCCAAGCTACGCCCT GTGAGCACACAGCTGTACAGTGCCCGTGAGAAGCAGCAGTTGTCCAGCCTTGTGGGTACCATGCTTGCCTACAGCCTTACCTACCACCAGGAGCGCACGCCCGATGGGCAGTACCTCTACAGGCTAGAGCC GAATGTGGAGGAGGTCTGCCGCTTCCCTGAGCTGCCTGCCCGCAAGCCCCTCACCTACCAGGCTAAGCAGCTTATCGCCCGGGAGATTGAAATGGAGAAGATGCGGCGGGCAGAGGCTCTGGCCTGGGCCGGAGGTGGTCCCCAG GTGGACCAGGGTCCCTCAGGGCCTGCAAGTCTGCGGACGGACGGCGGGGAGAAAGGGGTGAGGCAGCCTGGCCCACGGAACCACGAGCAGCGCCTAGAACACATCATGAAGAGAGCGGCTGTGCAGGAGCAG CCTGAGAGGGACTTCTTTGGACGTGTGGTCGTCAGGAGAGTGGCAGTCCCCAGCAGAG AGGCCGAGGCCCCCGAGAAGGACACAGACGAGTGGCGCATGGGTGTGGCGGTGGGCAGGAGTGAGGTGTGGTTCCGGTTCAATGAGGGCGTCTCCAATGCTGTGCGACGCAGCCTGTACATCAGGGACCTGCTGTAG
- the Chtf18 gene encoding chromosome transmission fidelity protein 18 homolog isoform X3: protein MEDYEEHLLGVEDDFHNQFAAELEVLAELEAGTRDLAPSGSLQTPASRPPLTFEEAIASGDTVPRPCPARPPGNDSRNTRKNVRRDQPESFSPMVKRPRLEVVKRLNFDPDMEELLYPDSPPGDITPPPSPEIFPEMPSVVSADKDIVQALPSPRNPVLRRPPVLEDYINVTSTCGERAFLVLRADRTGTGVQNPLPDVSWRGRGQLDLLGVPFTSLKEQVDSRRRQQLLEEACQLSDTLHSLGSEREEALLEGSPEEEPAPGQDTTQHCLWVDEFAPRHYTELLSDDFTNRCLLKWLKLWDLVVFGRERPARKARPSAETTRVGKEATAPGKWKSHEQVLEEMLEAELDPSRRPRQKVALLCGPPGLGKTTLAHVVARHAGYCVVEMNASDDRTPEAFRTRIEAATQMESVLGAGGRPNCLVIDEIDGAPTAAINVLLSILNRKGPQEAEQGAVPAGGRRRRAEGSLLTRPIICICNDQFTPSLRQLKQQAFLLHIPPTLPSRLVQRLQEISLQHGMRADPGALAALCEKTDNDIRACINTLQFLYGRGRRELSLRDVQTTHVGLKDQRKGLFSVWQEVFQLPRAQRRLVGQDLNLPTQALLLSDGDKGSLTLASQRFYHILRVTTSAGEHEKIVQGLFDNFLRLRLRDSSLGTVCCALDWLAFDDLLEQAAHHGQSFQLLRYLPFLPAAFHVLFASSHVPRITFPSSQQEAQTRMSQTRNQIQTLVSGMAPATRSRATPQALVLDTLCLLLDVLAPKLRPVSTQLYSAREKQQLSSLVGTMLAYSLTYHQERTPDGQYLYRLEPNVEEVCRFPELPARKPLTYQAKQLIAREIEMEKMRRAEALAWAGGGPQVDQGPSGPASLRTDGGEKGVRQPGPRNHEQRLEHIMKRAAVQEQPERDFFGRVVVRRVAVPSREAEAPEKDTDEWRMGVAVGRSEVWFRFNEGVSNAVRRSLYIRDLL from the exons ATGGAAGACTACGAGGAGCATCTGCTCGGTGTGGAGGATGACTTCCACAACCAGTTCGCGGCTGAGCTCGAAGTGCTGGCGGAGCTGGAAG CAGGGACACGGGACCTGGCGCCCTCTGGGTCCCTGCAGACTCCAGCAAGCCGCCCCCCGCTGACCTTCGAAGAGGCCATCGCGAGTGGGGACACCGTCCCGCGCCCCTGCCCTGCAAGGCCGCCAGGAAATGATAGCCGCAATACCAGGAAGAATGTTCGCAGGGACCAGCCTGAGTCCTTCA gccccatggTCAAACGGCCCAGGCTGGAGGTGGTGAAGAGGCTGAACTTTGATCCAGATATGGAGGAGCTCCTGTACCCCGATTCCCCTCCAGGGGACATCACCCCGCCACCCAGTCCGGAGATTTTCCCTGAGAT GCCCTCGGTTGTTAGTGCTGACAAAGACATCGTGCAGGCTTTGCCAAGTCCCCGCAATCCTGTCCTGAGACGACCCCCCGTCTTAGAGGATTACATCAATGTGACATCCACATGTGGAGAGCGGGCCTTTCTGGTGCTTCGGGCGGACCGCACAGGCACTGGGGTGCAG AACCCTCTTCCAGATGTCAGCTGGCGAGGCCGTGGCCAGCTGGACCTGCTGGGTGTCCCCTTCACCTCCCTGAAGGAACAGGTTGACAGCAGG CGACGACAGCAACTGCTTGAAGAAGCCTGTCAGCTCTCAGACACTCTACACAG CCTCGGGTCTGAAAGGGAGGAGGCTCTGCTTGAGGGGAGCCCCGAGGAGGAGCCAGCCCCTGGCCAGGACACTACTCAGCACTGCCTCTGGGTGGATGAGTTTGCACCCCGGCACTACACGGAACTGCTCAGCGATGAC TTCACCAACCGGTGCCTCCTCAAGTGGCTGAAGCTGTGGGACCTTGTGGTGTTTGGCCGGGAGAGGCCTGCCCGGAAGGCCAGGCCCAGTGCAGAGACAACCCGGGTTGGGAAGGAGGCCACAGCCCCTGGCAAGTGGAAAAGCCATGAGCAGGTGCTGGAGGAGATGCTAGAAGCTGAGCTGGACCCGAGCCGGAGGCCTCGGCAGAAG GTGGCACTGCTGTGTGGCCCTCCAGGACTAGGCAAGACCACACTGGCACACGTGGTTGCGCGGCATGCAGGGTACTGCGTGGTGGAGATGAATGCGAG TGATGACCGTACTCCGGAAGCCTTTCGAACACGCATTGAAGCAGCCACACAAATGGAGTCAGTGCTGGGTGCAGGTGGGAGGCCCAACTGCCTGGTTATTGATGAAATCGACGGAGCCCCCACG GCGGCCATCAACGTTCTCTTGAGCATCTTGAATCGCAAGGGTCCACAGGAGGCTGAGCAAGGAGCCGTCCCCGCGGGGGGTCGGCGCCGCAGGGCTGAGGGGTCCCTCCTAACAAGGCCCATCATCTGCATCTGCAACGACCA GTTCACCCCTTCCCTGAGGCAGCTGAAGCAGCAGGCCTTCCTGCTCCACATACCGCCAACTCTGCCCTCCAGGCTGGTGCAGCGGCTCCAGGAG ATTTCCCTGCAACATGGCATGCGGGCTGACCCTGGTGCTCTGGCTGCCCTGTGTGAGAAGACTGATAATGACATCCGGGCCTGCATCAACACGCTACAG TTTCTGTATGGGAGGGGCCGGCGGGAGCTGAGCCTGAGGGATGTGCAGACCACTCACGTTGGCCTGAAGGACCAGCGCAAGGGGCTCTTCTCTGTGTGGCAAGAGGTCTTCCAGTTGCCCAGGGCTCAAAG GCGACTTGTGGGCCAGGACCTGAACCTACCAACCCAGGCGCTCCTGCTCAGTGATGGCGACAAGGGCTCCCTGACCCTGGCCTCCCAGCGCTTCTACCACATCCTGCGTGTGACCACCTCTGCAGGCGAGCATGAGAAGATTGTCCAG GGCCTATTTGACAACTTTCTACGCCTTCGGCTTCGGGACTCCAGCCTAGGGACCGTGTGCTGTGCCCTTGACTGGCTGGCCTTTGATGACCTGCTGGAGCAGGCTGCCCACCACGGCCAGAGCTTCCAGCTGCTGCGCTACCTGCCCTTCCTGCCTGCAGCCTTCCACGTGCTCTTTGCCTCCAGCCACGTGCCACGCATCACTTTTCCCAGCAGCCAGCAGGAG GCCCAGACCCGGATGAGCCAGACCAGGAACCAGATCCAGACACTGGTGTCAGGTATGGCACCGGCCACCCGTAGCCGGGCCACGCCTCAGGCCCTTGTTCTAGATACCCTCTGCCTGCTCCTGGATGTCCTTGCACCCAAGCTACGCCCT GTGAGCACACAGCTGTACAGTGCCCGTGAGAAGCAGCAGTTGTCCAGCCTTGTGGGTACCATGCTTGCCTACAGCCTTACCTACCACCAGGAGCGCACGCCCGATGGGCAGTACCTCTACAGGCTAGAGCC GAATGTGGAGGAGGTCTGCCGCTTCCCTGAGCTGCCTGCCCGCAAGCCCCTCACCTACCAGGCTAAGCAGCTTATCGCCCGGGAGATTGAAATGGAGAAGATGCGGCGGGCAGAGGCTCTGGCCTGGGCCGGAGGTGGTCCCCAG GTGGACCAGGGTCCCTCAGGGCCTGCAAGTCTGCGGACGGACGGCGGGGAGAAAGGGGTGAGGCAGCCTGGCCCACGGAACCACGAGCAGCGCCTAGAACACATCATGAAGAGAGCGGCTGTGCAGGAGCAG CCTGAGAGGGACTTCTTTGGACGTGTGGTCGTCAGGAGAGTGGCAGTCCCCAGCAGAG AGGCCGAGGCCCCCGAGAAGGACACAGACGAGTGGCGCATGGGTGTGGCGGTGGGCAGGAGTGAGGTGTGGTTCCGGTTCAATGAGGGCGTCTCCAATGCTGTGCGACGCAGCCTGTACATCAGGGACCTGCTGTAG
- the Rpusd1 gene encoding RNA pseudouridylate synthase domain-containing protein 1 isoform X1 produces MEPGSVENLSIVYQSSDFLVVNKHWDLRIDSKTWRETLTLQKQLRHHFPELADPDTCYGFRFCHQLDFSTSGALCVALNKAAAGSAYKCFKERRVTKAYLALVRGHVQESQVTISYAIGRNSTEGRTHTMCIEGTQGCENPKPSLTELLVLEYGLYAGDPVSKVLLKPLTGRTHQLRVHCSALGHPIVGDLTYGQAEDQEDQPFRMMLHAFYLRIPTQAECVEACTPDPFLPALDACWSPHTCIQPLEQLIQALRTDPDPNPMGGGPRPCSPSSPLPRPGRPPPETEAQRASCLQWLSEWTLEPDN; encoded by the exons ATGGAGCCTGGCAGCGTGGAAAATCTGTCCATCGTGTACCAGAGCAGCGACTTCCTGGTGGTGAACAAGCACTGGGACCTGCGCATTGATAGCAAGACCTGGCGGGAGACCCTGACCCTACAGAAGCAGCTACGGCACCACTTCCCAGAGCTGGCTGACCCTGACACCTGCTATGGGTTCAG GTTTTGCCACCAATTGGACTTCTCCACCAGTGGGGCTCTATGTGTAGCCCTGAATAAAGCAGCCGCAGGCAGCGCTTATAAGTGCTTCAAGGAACGGCGAGTTACCAAAGCCTACCTGGCACTG GTCCGGGGCCATGTCCAGGAAAGCCAGGTGACAATCAGCTATGCCATTGGCAGGAACAGTACAGAGGGGCGGACCCACACCATGTGCATCGAGGGCACACAAG GTTGCGAGAACCCTAAGCCAAGTCTCACTGAGCTGCTGGTATTAGAGTACGGGTTGTATGCTGGTGACCCTGTGTCCAAGGTGCTGCTGAAGCCACTCACAG GCCGGACACACCAGCTTCGTGTACACTGCAGTGCCCTTGGCCACCCTATCGTGGGTGACCTGACTTATGGACAGGCTGAGGACCAGGAGGACCAACCTTTCCGCATGATGCTTCACGCCTTCTACCTGCGCATCCCCACACAGGCTGAGTGTGTAGAGGCCTGTACACCTGACCCCTTCCTGCCTGCCCTTGATGCCTGCTGGAGTCCCCATACCTGCATTCAACCCCTTGAACAGCTCATCCAGGCCCTCAGGACTGACCCTGATCCCAACCCAATGGGTGGAGGCCCGAGGCCCTGCAGCCCCTCCAGCCCCCTGCCCAGGCCAGGTCGGCCCCCTCCTgagactgaggcacagagagcaTCGTGCCTGCAGTGGCTGTCAGAGTGGACACTAGAGCCAGACAACTGA
- the Chtf18 gene encoding chromosome transmission fidelity protein 18 homolog isoform X1 — protein MEDYEEHLLGVEDDFHNQFAAELEVLAELEAGTRDLAPSGSLQTPASRPPLTFEEAIASGDTVPRPCPARPPGNDSRNTRKNVRRDQPESFSPMVKRPRLEVVKRLNFDPDMEELLYPDSPPGDITPPPSPEIFPEMLVDGPSVVSADKDIVQALPSPRNPVLRRPPVLEDYINVTSTCGERAFLVLRADRTGTGVQNPLPDVSWRGRGQLDLLGVPFTSLKEQVDSRRRQQLLEEACQLSDTLHSLGSEREEALLEGSPEEEPAPGQDTTQHCLWVDEFAPRHYTELLSDDFTNRCLLKWLKLWDLVVFGRERPARKARPSAETTRVGKEATAPGKWKSHEQVLEEMLEAELDPSRRPRQKVALLCGPPGLGKTTLAHVVARHAGYCVVEMNASDDRTPEAFRTRIEAATQMESVLGAGGRPNCLVIDEIDGAPTAAINVLLSILNRKGPQEAEQGAVPAGGRRRRAEGSLLTRPIICICNDQFTPSLRQLKQQAFLLHIPPTLPSRLVQRLQEISLQHGMRADPGALAALCEKTDNDIRACINTLQFLYGRGRRELSLRDVQTTHVGLKDQRKGLFSVWQEVFQLPRAQRRLVGQDLNLPTQALLLSDGDKGSLTLASQRFYHILRVTTSAGEHEKIVQGLFDNFLRLRLRDSSLGTVCCALDWLAFDDLLEQAAHHGQSFQLLRYLPFLPAAFHVLFASSHVPRITFPSSQQEAQTRMSQTRNQIQTLVSGMAPATRSRATPQALVLDTLCLLLDVLAPKLRPVSTQLYSAREKQQLSSLVGTMLAYSLTYHQERTPDGQYLYRLEPNVEEVCRFPELPARKPLTYQAKQLIAREIEMEKMRRAEALAWAGGGPQVDQGPSGPASLRTDGGEKGVRQPGPRNHEQRLEHIMKRAAVQEQPERDFFGRVVVRRVAVPSREAEAPEKDTDEWRMGVAVGRSEVWFRFNEGVSNAVRRSLYIRDLL, from the exons ATGGAAGACTACGAGGAGCATCTGCTCGGTGTGGAGGATGACTTCCACAACCAGTTCGCGGCTGAGCTCGAAGTGCTGGCGGAGCTGGAAG CAGGGACACGGGACCTGGCGCCCTCTGGGTCCCTGCAGACTCCAGCAAGCCGCCCCCCGCTGACCTTCGAAGAGGCCATCGCGAGTGGGGACACCGTCCCGCGCCCCTGCCCTGCAAGGCCGCCAGGAAATGATAGCCGCAATACCAGGAAGAATGTTCGCAGGGACCAGCCTGAGTCCTTCA gccccatggTCAAACGGCCCAGGCTGGAGGTGGTGAAGAGGCTGAACTTTGATCCAGATATGGAGGAGCTCCTGTACCCCGATTCCCCTCCAGGGGACATCACCCCGCCACCCAGTCCGGAGATTTTCCCTGAGATGTTGGTTGATGG GCCCTCGGTTGTTAGTGCTGACAAAGACATCGTGCAGGCTTTGCCAAGTCCCCGCAATCCTGTCCTGAGACGACCCCCCGTCTTAGAGGATTACATCAATGTGACATCCACATGTGGAGAGCGGGCCTTTCTGGTGCTTCGGGCGGACCGCACAGGCACTGGGGTGCAG AACCCTCTTCCAGATGTCAGCTGGCGAGGCCGTGGCCAGCTGGACCTGCTGGGTGTCCCCTTCACCTCCCTGAAGGAACAGGTTGACAGCAGG CGACGACAGCAACTGCTTGAAGAAGCCTGTCAGCTCTCAGACACTCTACACAG CCTCGGGTCTGAAAGGGAGGAGGCTCTGCTTGAGGGGAGCCCCGAGGAGGAGCCAGCCCCTGGCCAGGACACTACTCAGCACTGCCTCTGGGTGGATGAGTTTGCACCCCGGCACTACACGGAACTGCTCAGCGATGAC TTCACCAACCGGTGCCTCCTCAAGTGGCTGAAGCTGTGGGACCTTGTGGTGTTTGGCCGGGAGAGGCCTGCCCGGAAGGCCAGGCCCAGTGCAGAGACAACCCGGGTTGGGAAGGAGGCCACAGCCCCTGGCAAGTGGAAAAGCCATGAGCAGGTGCTGGAGGAGATGCTAGAAGCTGAGCTGGACCCGAGCCGGAGGCCTCGGCAGAAG GTGGCACTGCTGTGTGGCCCTCCAGGACTAGGCAAGACCACACTGGCACACGTGGTTGCGCGGCATGCAGGGTACTGCGTGGTGGAGATGAATGCGAG TGATGACCGTACTCCGGAAGCCTTTCGAACACGCATTGAAGCAGCCACACAAATGGAGTCAGTGCTGGGTGCAGGTGGGAGGCCCAACTGCCTGGTTATTGATGAAATCGACGGAGCCCCCACG GCGGCCATCAACGTTCTCTTGAGCATCTTGAATCGCAAGGGTCCACAGGAGGCTGAGCAAGGAGCCGTCCCCGCGGGGGGTCGGCGCCGCAGGGCTGAGGGGTCCCTCCTAACAAGGCCCATCATCTGCATCTGCAACGACCA GTTCACCCCTTCCCTGAGGCAGCTGAAGCAGCAGGCCTTCCTGCTCCACATACCGCCAACTCTGCCCTCCAGGCTGGTGCAGCGGCTCCAGGAG ATTTCCCTGCAACATGGCATGCGGGCTGACCCTGGTGCTCTGGCTGCCCTGTGTGAGAAGACTGATAATGACATCCGGGCCTGCATCAACACGCTACAG TTTCTGTATGGGAGGGGCCGGCGGGAGCTGAGCCTGAGGGATGTGCAGACCACTCACGTTGGCCTGAAGGACCAGCGCAAGGGGCTCTTCTCTGTGTGGCAAGAGGTCTTCCAGTTGCCCAGGGCTCAAAG GCGACTTGTGGGCCAGGACCTGAACCTACCAACCCAGGCGCTCCTGCTCAGTGATGGCGACAAGGGCTCCCTGACCCTGGCCTCCCAGCGCTTCTACCACATCCTGCGTGTGACCACCTCTGCAGGCGAGCATGAGAAGATTGTCCAG GGCCTATTTGACAACTTTCTACGCCTTCGGCTTCGGGACTCCAGCCTAGGGACCGTGTGCTGTGCCCTTGACTGGCTGGCCTTTGATGACCTGCTGGAGCAGGCTGCCCACCACGGCCAGAGCTTCCAGCTGCTGCGCTACCTGCCCTTCCTGCCTGCAGCCTTCCACGTGCTCTTTGCCTCCAGCCACGTGCCACGCATCACTTTTCCCAGCAGCCAGCAGGAG GCCCAGACCCGGATGAGCCAGACCAGGAACCAGATCCAGACACTGGTGTCAGGTATGGCACCGGCCACCCGTAGCCGGGCCACGCCTCAGGCCCTTGTTCTAGATACCCTCTGCCTGCTCCTGGATGTCCTTGCACCCAAGCTACGCCCT GTGAGCACACAGCTGTACAGTGCCCGTGAGAAGCAGCAGTTGTCCAGCCTTGTGGGTACCATGCTTGCCTACAGCCTTACCTACCACCAGGAGCGCACGCCCGATGGGCAGTACCTCTACAGGCTAGAGCC GAATGTGGAGGAGGTCTGCCGCTTCCCTGAGCTGCCTGCCCGCAAGCCCCTCACCTACCAGGCTAAGCAGCTTATCGCCCGGGAGATTGAAATGGAGAAGATGCGGCGGGCAGAGGCTCTGGCCTGGGCCGGAGGTGGTCCCCAG GTGGACCAGGGTCCCTCAGGGCCTGCAAGTCTGCGGACGGACGGCGGGGAGAAAGGGGTGAGGCAGCCTGGCCCACGGAACCACGAGCAGCGCCTAGAACACATCATGAAGAGAGCGGCTGTGCAGGAGCAG CCTGAGAGGGACTTCTTTGGACGTGTGGTCGTCAGGAGAGTGGCAGTCCCCAGCAGAG AGGCCGAGGCCCCCGAGAAGGACACAGACGAGTGGCGCATGGGTGTGGCGGTGGGCAGGAGTGAGGTGTGGTTCCGGTTCAATGAGGGCGTCTCCAATGCTGTGCGACGCAGCCTGTACATCAGGGACCTGCTGTAG